A segment of the Natrinema sp. SYSU A 869 genome:
ACGGCGAATAATCCGAGGCTGACGAAGCCGAGGAGTACCGTGTCGAACGGGTGAGTGGCGGTCCACGAGTACCCACTCGTAACCGCGTCGTATACCGAGTCGCCTTCCGCTAAGCGGACGAACGCTACGACGAGAACAGCGCCAAGGTGGGCGGTCAAGTAGCTCGCTATGACCGCAAGGGTGCCCGTCTGCACAGCTCCCGTCTGAAGGTACTGGGTGGCGTAGCCGACGGTAACGGCAGCAAAGACGACGAACACGCCGCTAAGGAGCATCGAGTTATGCCAATGCTGTGAGAGAGCGGAGACGACTGCTTCGCGGTCGATGTGCCCGTCCTCGCGGAGCGTCAGCACGGCAGTGTAGGCGGCAAGCGTCGCCGGCCCAATAGTTATAATTGGGAGCGATGCGACGACCCAGAGAAGGCTGACAGCGACCATCGTAACACCGTTGTTGTACGCGGATTTGAACGCAACGCCGACCCCGTGGTGGACCGAACGGATGTCGTCTGACGTGTTCATTGTCGCACCCATGAAGTGGACAGTCGCGTCGCTGCGCAACAGGTGGTATCAGTCGTACCGCCCCCTACAACTCGAGCCGCTGACTGACCACCCAGCTGGCAGTTACTCGACTGCTGT
Coding sequences within it:
- a CDS encoding DUF624 domain-containing protein translates to MNTSDDIRSVHHGVGVAFKSAYNNGVTMVAVSLLWVVASLPIITIGPATLAAYTAVLTLREDGHIDREAVVSALSQHWHNSMLLSGVFVVFAAVTVGYATQYLQTGAVQTGTLAVIASYLTAHLGAVLVVAFVRLAEGDSVYDAVTSGYSWTATHPFDTVLLGFVSLGLFAVSAVLTVTVCLVFPFLLFTFHVAVIAEHEG